The Proteus sp. ZN5 genome includes the window AGCTGGCGGTAATGTTACCCGTGATGCAGGTCCAGTAAAAGGCGGCTCAACAATTATTGCTTTTGTTGAAGATCCTGATGGATACAAAATCGAGCTCATCGAAAACAAAAGTGCAAGTCACGCTCTAGGTAACTAATTTTTATTAAAACCAGAAAGATAACATGTTTATCTTTCTGGCCTTATTGATTATCAATTTCCGACATTCTATTTTTGTCGGATAAGTACAACTTAATGCCTGATATAAATAATCCCAATAAGCTTTGTAACCGTTTTCGGGGTTACTACCCTGTTGTCATTGATGTTGAAACAGGTGGATTTAATGCGAAAACAGACGGTTTACTTGAAATCGCCGCTATTACATTAAAAATGGATGAACAAGGTTGGCTAAAGCCGGACAACACATTACATTTTCATGTTGAACCCTTTGAAGGGGCTAATTTAGAGCCGGCAGCCTTAGAATTTACAGGTATTGATCCGACCAATCCTTTACGTGGTGCAGTCAGTGAATATGAAGCCCTTCATGCCATTTTTAAAATGGTACGTAAAGGAATGAAGGATGCAGATTGTAATCGCGCCATTATTGTGGCTCACAATGCAAATTTTGATCACAGCTTTGTAATGGCTGCTGCTGAGCGGGCTGGATTAAAACGTAATCCTTTTCACCCATTTGCCACCTTTGATACAGCAGCTTTAAGTGGATTGGTATTAGGGCAGACAATTTTGGCTAAAGCCTGTATCACTGCTGGCATTCCCTTTGATAGTAAATTAGCACATGGCGCGTTATACGATACAAATCGCACATCATTACTTTTTTGTGAATTAGTTAACCGCTGGAAAAAGCTTGGTGGGTGGCCATTACCTACACCTTGAAGTTATAGTGTCTCTGCTACATTTATGAATAACAGAAAAAAGCCAGTTCAAATGATGAACTGGCTTTTTTATTGAAGATCTCACTATTTTTATACGTTTCAATACCGAAACGATAAAAATTAATTACTGTGTTTCTTCTTCACCACGATATTTATCAGCAGTCTCTTTTAATAACTTCTGTAATTCACCGCGCTGATACATTTCTAAAATAATGTCACATCCACCGACTAATTCACCATCTACCCATAATTGTGGGAAGGTTGGCCAGTGTGCATATTTTGGTAATTCTGCACGAATATCTGGGTTTTGCAGGATATCAACATACGCAAAACGCTCACCACAAGCAGAAATAGCTTGAACTGCCTGAGCAGAAAAACCACAACTTGGTAATTTTGGTGAACCTTTCATGTATAAAATAATTGGGTTTTCTTTGATCTGGCGTTCAATTTTTTCAATAGTCGTCATTTGTAAGTCCTTACAGCCTTTTATATTCGATATGCTTTATAGGGGGAAAACATGAAAGAAGAATACCACTTTATATTAGAAACCTCTATATAAGTTTAGTTATCGATATAAAACAATAGGTTGGTACTAAACCACAGTACTATTGATGAGAAAACACATAATGAAACATAAAAAATAAATCAATACGTTACAGATGTTTATCTGTGTGTTTTATCTTATTATTTCATCTCTTACTACTAACACAATCACTGACTAAAATGTTAGAAGAAATAAAAAGCCTCAGTTAAGAGGCTGAGAGCATTTCGATTAAGAAAATCGTCAATGCTCGAATCGATTGGTTCAATTTAAATAACTTATTACTGTATGGTTCCGTTTTCTAAAAGGATCAAACAACCCAGTGCATCAGTAATATCGCTTATTTCACCTTTTATTTTTGCAGTTTGTCCTTTCTTAATCTTAAGAACATTATCTTCTTCACTTGGTTTTAAAGTATATGAAGCACTGGCTTTATTATTAAATGAAATAGCAACAACTTTTGGTGGTGTTGGTTTATAGAGGTCGTACCTGACTACTTCTTCCAAACTTGCGATAGTGGTCACTCTTCCTTCTAAAATAACCCACTTCCCTCTCCATTTTTTCTTCGCCGCAATCTCATTATCACTAAAGTCCTTACATATTCCCGCATAAGTCGCTTCAGTTACTGGAGATTCCATTGATGGAACGATTTGATTTACAGCACTATTAACTGAACGAATAGCCTCGTTTATTTTACACCCTGATAATAATGTGATTATAGATAGTAATAACACCGTCTTCTTCATACAAATTCCTTTATAAAGTCAAAAAAAGATAGATAAAATATAAATCCAATAAGATAAAAATCTATTTTAATTAAATAAAACAACGCCCTCGCCAACATTATGGATAAATGTATGACTATTTCTAAATCGCTTAATATTTTGATCTGACAGTATAGATCATAGAAAATAGTACTATAACTTTTCGTTATCTTATTTTAAATAAGAAAAATCTTGCCACTTTATGTATCTATTTACAAATAAAAATAATTTAGTCATATTCCGACTTATTTTTCCCATCAAGTTAATATAGTTATTTTAGCTTACAGTTTAAAAACATAATTTATTATAAAATCCAAAGTTATATATTTAATATATTTCTTTATTTGAATTATACTTAGCTATATATTCTTTATTAAAAAAATAACAAGAGAAAAAATAATAATTTCCATACCAAAATCAATACATTAAATTTCATAATCTATACATTAAGATAAAACGCTACCTTCTTAAAAGGATATAATGTATATAAATGGGTTTGTTATAAACCCTGATGAGTATTAACTATGGACATGATTTTGCTGTTTCTTTTAGTGGGATGTATCACTGGCTTTTTTGCTGGGCTACTTGGCATAGGAGGCGGTGCAATCATTGTTCCGGTGGTTATGTATGTAGTCAGTCAACAAGCTATCCCCACAGATATGGTAATGAAAATTGCCTTATCTACCTCATTCTCTGTCATTATATTTTCTACAGCATCTTCAGCGTATTCCCATAACAAACATAAAGCCATTTTATGGCAGCAATTTCCTCTATTATCTATTGGCACCATCATTGGTATGCTTGCGGGGACATTTCTGGTACAAAAAATGTCAAACACGATATTGCAAATCGTGTTCTGTATTTTCATGATATATACCATCTATGGTTTATTAACTAAAAAGAAAGAAGCGGAACGCATTGAAAACGTGAAAGATCCTATTGTTTCAAAACCAGCGTTAACAAGTGGTGGTTCTTTAATTGGTTTTATATCCAGTTTTATCGGTATTGCTGGTGGTACTATCACTATTCCTCTTTTAAGTCACTGGGGATTTAATACACGTAAATGTATTGCAACCTCTTCAATGATTGGCGTCATCATTGCTTCTATAGGCACAATCATGGGTATTATTTATGGTTGGAATCAAACAAATATTGATGATTATTACTTCGGCTTTATCTATTTACCTGCCTTTATCGGAATAAGCATTACCAGCGTACTCTTCGCACCTGTCGGTGTAAAAGTTGCTTATCGCCTACCAATTCCTAGAGTTCGCCAAATATTTGCATTATTCCTATTCTTAGTCGTAGTGAAAATGATGTATACGCTTATTACAGGATAAGCGCCTGATCTGAAAATCATATTCCGTTTAATTATTCTATAAAAACAAGCAATACTAAAACCTAACATTTCTAATAATGTTAGGTTTTAGTAAGTTAGAGTATTTATAGATAAGATAAAATGGACAAATCTTATTAGATAATTTTTACCTAATTAAAATAAATATATTTAAGTATCACGGATAGCTTTATTCTTTTCTCACTTTGACTTGTAAAGCAAAAACAGGATCCGTTGTACCACACATAGTACGCCCTACTGTGGCTTTTATTTTTATCCGTACATTACCACTTTTAGATGCTGTTCCTTGTAAACGAGCAAAAATGATAGGACGCTCTTCTTGATGCATGACATGCTTTTGCCAATCTTCATCTGTAATAAGAGAAAGCCACTCCCCATCTTTATTTTTTACTATTAATGTCACAGTAACCCATTCAGGACTTTCCACAATATAATATGGAGCTAAACCAGAAAATATACCAATTTCAATCTGTTGATCATAATTCTGATTAACAACAGCTTCTGGCATATAGATTTTTTCTTGTGATTCTGACGGTGTAAATAAAATACTAGTACTGCATGCAATACCATAGAACATGCTACAGCCATTTAGCACGCCACAAAAAATAAGTAAAAATAGGCTCTGAACTAAACTTTTTATAGAAAAACACTTTAAAATAATACTTCCATGCATATTTTTATCACTCCATTGAAAAAACTTAAGCTATTGTCGGAAAATTTAAATCAACCCTTATATCATCTCAAATATCATTTTATTGTTTAGCATTAAATACCGTCCCTTGCTGCCAATCAAGGACTGAAATTCCCTTTTTATTTGCTAATTTAATAACTACAGGAAGAGCTTCATCGACTTTAGAGTAAACAAAACCAATAACTGGGATTTTGGTCATAAAGTTATTAATTAAAGGCCCATCACACCACACACTATCATCTATTTCATCATCAGGTAATTCGCAAAGGCACGGATATAGATGAGAAATTTCTTGATAAAAACGCAACATTGATGGGCTTAATTCCTGTATATCTTCATCTTCATATTTTTCGAAGTATTCACACACTTTTTCAAAATCATTCGGAATAGGAAAATCAAATAGTGCAATATTATAACTCATTTTAACTCCTACACTCTATTTGCGTAAATTCAATCTAAAATATCGTTACTACGATAAATGTATAAATAATAAGGCTTATGTGAATACATTATTTCTATATTTCCTTCTTTAGCCTCAATGTTCTCGATTTCAGAAAATACAAATATTTTATTCTCATTTAATGACTCATATTCTATTACCTCTAACTCCTTGCAGTTATTTACCTCAGCTAACAATGCATTTTTATCTTTAACTAAAGGGTAAATATTTTTCATTTTCTGAACTAAAAGATTACAGACCGAATCAATGTCATCGCCGCCAAAATAGGATAGATTTACACCAATTAACTTACCTTTATAAAATTTTAATGCATTTCTATCAGTGTCTTTCTCAAACGGAGGATCATTATTAAAAAAACAAGTGACAATATCTTCCTTTGTTTCACACACACCATTCTTTATAAAAGGAATATCATCAATTGACCTTCCAAAATCTAATTTCAAAGGTTCATTACTTTTAAATCCAAATCCAGATAAAAATATTATCATACTAATAGCTATAAATATTTTTTTCATATTTGTACATTCCTTTGAAAATAAATTTGTTACGATGTATCAATTGTAGTCTCTTATCCCAATCCATCCTAAGTTAGGTAACGTTATTAAATCACATAAATAGAATAAAATTCATACTCCCCTTCATTTTTACATCTCTTCTTACAAATACACTTTTGCTACTTTACGTGTGGGCAAGAGGGATATACTCTTATGAATATAATTAATCTATATGGCTTATAATTATAGATAAAAGATATTTAGCTGTTATTTCAGCAGATTTTTGTTAAAATAATTAGCAAAATAGTAACAAGTTAGTGATTCATTTGCCTCATTCTATCAATTCAAATGATGTTGATTGAATGATTTCAGGCACAAAACCCGAAATAGATAGTTTAAAGGAGTACGCAATGTCTTTCGAATTACCAAAATTACCTTATGCGTTAGATGCTCTTGAGCCACACATCTCTAAAGAAACTTTAGAATATCACTACGGCAAACACCACCAAACCTATGTAACCAATTTAAATAATCTGGTTAAAGGTACTGATTTAGAAAGTAAATCTTTAGAAGAAATCATCAAATCTACTGATGGCGGTATCTTTAATAATGCTGCTCAAGTATGGAACCATACTTTCTACTGGAACTGCTTAGCACCAAATGCAGGTGGCGCACCAACTGGTAAAATTGCTGATGCTATCAACAAAGCATTTGGCTCTTTTGAAGAGTTCAAAAAGCAATTTAATGATGCAGCAGCTAAAAACTTCGGTTCAGGTTGGACTTGGTTAGTTAAAAAAGCTGACGGTTCAGTTGCAATTGTTAACACCTCTAATGCTGCAACCCCAGTTTCAGGTGCAGACAAACCACTGCTAACAGTAGACGTATGGGAACATGCTTACTACATTGACTACCGCAATGCACGCGTTAAATATTTAGAAGAGTTCTGGGCACTGGTTAACTGGTCATTTGTTGAAGCTAACCTTGCTTAATTGAGCTTGATAATCAAAGATGAGTGATTGAGATTCATTTTTGGTGACAAAATAACAAAGGGCCTTGAGCCCTTTGTTATATTCAGATATTCGATAATCTATTATTTAAATTGATCGGATATTTATAAAGCAGTGATTAGAACATCATAGTCGAAAATAAAACGATCATAACAAGCGCTGCTACTGCTGTACTCAAACCAAATTTCAGATCCGTATCCATCTATTTCTCCCTCAAAATGATTATAATACACACTTTTAACCATAACCTTGTCATGGTTAATTATTATCACATATCAAAATTTGCTAAAATAGCGACCAGTGCACAATTTATAACATTGATTAATACTTTCACTTTTGAGCTAGATCATACAAAATTCACAGCTAATCGCTAAATTATTGCCAGTGTTTGCCCTATGTATGACTATACTGGCAGTTAAACCATAAAATTAGATAAAAGAGACCAATGAAGGTCAGGAGTTTTCCACACCATGGCAACAATAAAAGACGTGGCAAAACGCGCAGGCGTATCAACCACGACTGTTTCTCATGTGATCAACAAAACACGTTTTGTTGCTGAGAACACACGGGCAGCAGTTTGGGCCGCTATAAAAGAATTAAATTATTCACCTAGTGCCGTTGCGCGTAGTTTAAAAGTCAATCACACCAAATCTATTGGCCTGTTAGCCACGTCCAGTGAAGCTCCTTACTTTGCTGAAGTGATTGAAGCTGTTGAAAATAGTTGTTATAGCAAAGGCTACACACTGATTTTATGTAATTCACATAATAACCTCGATAAACAAAAAGCCTATTTAGCGATGCTGGCACAAAAACGTGTTGATGGATTATTAGTCATGTGCTCTGAATATCCCGATCACCTTCTTACTCTTTTAGAGGGCTATCGTAATATTCCAATGGTTGTCATGGATTGGGGCAAAGCACGTGGTGACTTTACAGATACCATTATCGATAACGCTTTCCATGGTGGTTATATTGCAGGTCGTTACCTCATTGAACGAGGCCATCGTGATATTGGTATTATCCCTGGTCCATTAGAACGTAATACAGGTGGTGGTCGCTTACAAGGTTTCTTAAAAGCCATGGAAGAAGCTAAAATCACAGTCAAAGACGAGTGGATTGTACAAGGCGACTTCGAGCCAGAATCTGGCTATAAAGCCATGTACCAAATGCTAAACCAAAAACATCGCCCGACAGCTGTCTTTTGTGGTGGTGATGTGATGGCGATGGGTGCAATTTGCGCTGCGGATGAACTTGGCCTGCGTGTTCCTTTAGATATTTCTATTGTTGGCTATGACAATATTCGTAATGCACGTTATTTTACGCCAGCACTAACAACCGTCCACCAGCCAAAAGAACGTTTAGGTCAAATGGCATTATCGATGCTGCTTGATCGTATAGTCAATAAACGCGAAGACGCCCAAACAATCGAAGTTCATCCACGATTAGTTGAGCGCCGTTCAGTTGCTGACGGTCCTTTTATCGACTACCGTCGCTAATTCATATTTATTTAGCTATCTGATCCCTAGCGAAGCCATTCCTCATTTAAGGTTTGGCTATCTCCAAGATAATCTAACAACCATGTCAAAGCGGGTGATTCACTTTTATCGACCCACGTCAGGCAGCATGGGCTGTCTGGCAATGGTTGTTCCAGTTGTAAAGTGACCAGCTTACCTTGTTCAATTAGTGGTTCAACACGGTGCCAAGGCACCATTCCAACGCATAATCCCGCTAACAAGCATTCAAGCCCCATATCCCATGTTGGAACAACCATTCTACGCTGATTATTGAGTGCCCAAGTGTCACGTTTTGGTAAACTGCGTGAGGTATCCTCTAAACATAAACTTGGATAAGGTCGCATTTCATCATCTGTTAATGGATGCTGTGCTTTCGCTAAAGGGTGATCAACATGGCAAACACAGCGCCAAGGCATAAATCCCATATCCCTAAAACTATAACGTTCACCGATTGGTGAGGCTCTTGTTGCACCAATGGCTAAATCAACACGACCATTAACTAAGGAATCCCATACGCCATTAAACACTTCAGGATAGACATACAGTTCTATATCCGGAAAATGGCGGTAGAAATCGAGAATAAGTTGTTGTGTTCTTTCAGGTTTAACAATGCCATCAACTGCTATACTAAATTGACCGCGCCATCCATTAGAAACTTGTTGACAAAGATGCCGAGTGTCATTCATTTTTTTGATAACAGATCGTGCTTCTTTGATAAAAATTTTACCTGCGTCGGTTAATTCTACATCACGATGACGGCGCTCAAACAAAGGAACGGCAAGCCATTCCTCTAATTGCCGAACAGTGTAACTAACGGCGGATGGCACTCTGTGCAATTCTTGAGCAGCGGAGCTAAAACTTCCTGTTCTTGCGACTGCATCAACAACTTCTAAAGAGTATTCTGACCACATAGAGTTTATTCCTTTGAAAATTTTTCACAGCATTAACCAAATATTCCCGTTTCACAAGTAAAATAGGTCTTAGTTACAATACATAAAATGTTCTACATCACATAGCATAGAAAATAAAATGAATTCTAAAACATCCACACAATCAAAAACACCTATGAGCTTTATGGTGTACCTAGCTGGTTTGAGTATGCTAGGTTACTTAGCTATTGATATGTACTTACCTGCATTTGGTATGATGCAGCGTGAGCTCTCTATCAGCGAAGGTGCTATTAGTAATAGCTTAAGTATCTTTTTATTTGGCTTTGCTGTTGCTCAGTTACTTTGGGGACCACTTTCTGACAAAGTCGGTCGTAAACCTATTCTTCTTATTGGTTTAAGCCTTTTCTCTTTAGGCTGCCTTGGTATGCTGTGGGTTGAAAGTGCGACTGGCTTACTTGCTATGCGCTTCTTACAAGCTTTCGGTGTCTGCTCTGCAGCTGTTATTTGGCAAGCTCTTGTCATCGACCGTTTTGATGAGTCTCGCTCTCAGCATGTTTTTGCTTTAATTATGCCACTCGTTGCATTATCACCAGCACTTGCACCTTTAATCGGTGCTTCATTATTAAATCATGGTGGCTGGCGTATGATTTTTATGCTGTTAATGGCCGTAACGTTAGTTCTCATGTTACCGACATTAATGCTAAAAAACATTAAACAAAAATCAGTCACAGATGCAAACCAATCTTCTGCTTCATTTATGACTTTACTAAAATCCCCTCTCTACACAGGTAACGTATTAGTTTACGCTTCTTGTAGTGCAGGTTTCTTTGCTTGGTTAGCTGGCTCACCAATCATTCTTGAAAAGATGGGTTACTCCCCACAGGATATAGGTTTAAGTTATATTCCACAAACTATTGCATTTATGGTGGGTGGTTATGGTTGTCGTATTTTACTGTCAAAAATGACAGGTAAAACGCTGCTACCACTGTTATTGATTGGTTATGCTGTCAGTATGACTGCGTTATACCTTGTTGCTAAATTTACGGAACCAACATTAACAACTATTTTAATTCCATTCTGTATTATGGCTGCAATGAATGGTGCTTCTTATCCAATCGCAGTATCTAATGCGTTATCCGCTTATCCTGAAATCAGTGGTAAAGCTGCTGCGTTACAAAATGCGCTTCAACTGGGTCTTTGCAGCTTAGCAAGTTTTATTGTGTCTGCATTTATCAGCCAACAACCTTTGATTAATACCACGGCAATTATGGCGTTAACAGCAATCCCAATGGCGGTTGGCTACTTTATTCAGCGTAATAAATCTGTTACCAAACACACAGTTCAAACCGCAGAATAATCGCACCCATACTTTTAAGAATCATCTTAAAAAGGCTATTTTATAAAAAATAGCCTTTTTCTTTTCTAGAGAAAAATATTCTACGTCTCTATACTTACCTATACGCTTTAATAGCGTTTTATTTATTTTTCTTTCGGATTTTGAGACATTAGGCAGATTATTCTCTGATTATGTCAGATTAGTTGTCTTATTAATTCTATTCGTTCAATTCATACTGAACACAATACCATTTTAATACTGTCAATCTGCACACATCCTTTCTTAGCTTTATGTTTCAAAACCCGCTTAGTTTACGCGGAGAGTATATGAGTACATCTTGTGTAGAAGAAGGCCGAAAGACCTCCAACGATCCTTATAAAAAGATCGCAATAGAACTGTTAGCTCACGCTGATATTCGAGTTAATGGCTCAGAACCTTATGATATTCAGGTTCATAATCAGAATTTTTATAAAAGAGTATTACAACAAGGCTCATTAGGTCTCGGCGAAAGTTATATGGATGGTTGGTGGGATTGTGAGCGACTGGATATATTCTTTCATAAAGTTTTACGTGCTGGTCTTGAAAATAAACTCCCACAAAATCTACGTGATATTTTCAAAATTGCGACAGCCCGCTTTTTTAATCTGCAAACACAAAAACGTGCATGGATGGTAGGTAAAGAGCATTACGATCTTGGTAATGATCTATTTACTGCCATGCTTGATCCTAATATGCAATATTCCTGTGGTTACTGGAAAAATGCAGATAATTTAGCCCAAGCTCAAGAGCATAAATTAGATTTAATTTGTCGAAAATTAGATTTAAAACCGGGAATGACCTTATTAGATATCGGCTGTGGCTGGGGTGGACTTGCAGGCTATGCAGCCAAAAATTTTGGCGTTTCTGTAACAGGAGTCACCATTTCAGTTGAACAACAAAAACTGGCACAAGCTCGATGCCAAGGACTTGATGTTAATATTATTTTAGAAGATTATCGTGATTTACATGAAAAATTTGATCGTATAGTTTCAGTGGGCATGTTTGAGCATGTAGGGCCCAAAAATTATGCCACTTATTTTGATGTGGTTCGTCATAATTTAAAGGAT containing:
- the punR gene encoding DNA-binding transcriptional activator PunR — its product is MWSEYSLEVVDAVARTGSFSSAAQELHRVPSAVSYTVRQLEEWLAVPLFERRHRDVELTDAGKIFIKEARSVIKKMNDTRHLCQQVSNGWRGQFSIAVDGIVKPERTQQLILDFYRHFPDIELYVYPEVFNGVWDSLVNGRVDLAIGATRASPIGERYSFRDMGFMPWRCVCHVDHPLAKAQHPLTDDEMRPYPSLCLEDTSRSLPKRDTWALNNQRRMVVPTWDMGLECLLAGLCVGMVPWHRVEPLIEQGKLVTLQLEQPLPDSPCCLTWVDKSESPALTWLLDYLGDSQTLNEEWLR
- the punC gene encoding purine nucleoside transporter PunC, translated to MNSKTSTQSKTPMSFMVYLAGLSMLGYLAIDMYLPAFGMMQRELSISEGAISNSLSIFLFGFAVAQLLWGPLSDKVGRKPILLIGLSLFSLGCLGMLWVESATGLLAMRFLQAFGVCSAAVIWQALVIDRFDESRSQHVFALIMPLVALSPALAPLIGASLLNHGGWRMIFMLLMAVTLVLMLPTLMLKNIKQKSVTDANQSSASFMTLLKSPLYTGNVLVYASCSAGFFAWLAGSPIILEKMGYSPQDIGLSYIPQTIAFMVGGYGCRILLSKMTGKTLLPLLLIGYAVSMTALYLVAKFTEPTLTTILIPFCIMAAMNGASYPIAVSNALSAYPEISGKAAALQNALQLGLCSLASFIVSAFISQQPLINTTAIMALTAIPMAVGYFIQRNKSVTKHTVQTAE
- the purR gene encoding HTH-type transcriptional repressor PurR, encoding MATIKDVAKRAGVSTTTVSHVINKTRFVAENTRAAVWAAIKELNYSPSAVARSLKVNHTKSIGLLATSSEAPYFAEVIEAVENSCYSKGYTLILCNSHNNLDKQKAYLAMLAQKRVDGLLVMCSEYPDHLLTLLEGYRNIPMVVMDWGKARGDFTDTIIDNAFHGGYIAGRYLIERGHRDIGIIPGPLERNTGGGRLQGFLKAMEEAKITVKDEWIVQGDFEPESGYKAMYQMLNQKHRPTAVFCGGDVMAMGAICAADELGLRVPLDISIVGYDNIRNARYFTPALTTVHQPKERLGQMALSMLLDRIVNKREDAQTIEVHPRLVERRSVADGPFIDYRR
- a CDS encoding sulfite exporter TauE/SafE family protein, with translation MDMILLFLLVGCITGFFAGLLGIGGGAIIVPVVMYVVSQQAIPTDMVMKIALSTSFSVIIFSTASSAYSHNKHKAILWQQFPLLSIGTIIGMLAGTFLVQKMSNTILQIVFCIFMIYTIYGLLTKKKEAERIENVKDPIVSKPALTSGGSLIGFISSFIGIAGGTITIPLLSHWGFNTRKCIATSSMIGVIIASIGTIMGIIYGWNQTNIDDYYFGFIYLPAFIGISITSVLFAPVGVKVAYRLPIPRVRQIFALFLFLVVVKMMYTLITG
- a CDS encoding Grx4 family monothiol glutaredoxin, with amino-acid sequence MTTIEKIERQIKENPIILYMKGSPKLPSCGFSAQAVQAISACGERFAYVDILQNPDIRAELPKYAHWPTFPQLWVDGELVGGCDIILEMYQRGELQKLLKETADKYRGEEETQ
- the cfa gene encoding cyclopropane fatty acyl phospholipid synthase; amino-acid sequence: MSTSCVEEGRKTSNDPYKKIAIELLAHADIRVNGSEPYDIQVHNQNFYKRVLQQGSLGLGESYMDGWWDCERLDIFFHKVLRAGLENKLPQNLRDIFKIATARFFNLQTQKRAWMVGKEHYDLGNDLFTAMLDPNMQYSCGYWKNADNLAQAQEHKLDLICRKLDLKPGMTLLDIGCGWGGLAGYAAKNFGVSVTGVTISVEQQKLAQARCQGLDVNIILEDYRDLHEKFDRIVSVGMFEHVGPKNYATYFDVVRHNLKDDGLFLLHTIGSNRDKVNVDSWISKYIFPNGCLPSIQKIAHAMDSKFVMEDWHNFGADYDKTLMAWYQRFLACWSDIESNYTPRFKRMFSYYLNACAGAFRARDIQLWQIVLSPKGHIGGLQIPR
- the sodB gene encoding superoxide dismutase [Fe] gives rise to the protein MSFELPKLPYALDALEPHISKETLEYHYGKHHQTYVTNLNNLVKGTDLESKSLEEIIKSTDGGIFNNAAQVWNHTFYWNCLAPNAGGAPTGKIADAINKAFGSFEEFKKQFNDAAAKNFGSGWTWLVKKADGSVAIVNTSNAATPVSGADKPLLTVDVWEHAYYIDYRNARVKYLEEFWALVNWSFVEANLA
- the rnt gene encoding ribonuclease T, with the protein product MPDINNPNKLCNRFRGYYPVVIDVETGGFNAKTDGLLEIAAITLKMDEQGWLKPDNTLHFHVEPFEGANLEPAALEFTGIDPTNPLRGAVSEYEALHAIFKMVRKGMKDADCNRAIIVAHNANFDHSFVMAAAERAGLKRNPFHPFATFDTAALSGLVLGQTILAKACITAGIPFDSKLAHGALYDTNRTSLLFCELVNRWKKLGGWPLPTP